From Quercus lobata isolate SW786 chromosome 11, ValleyOak3.0 Primary Assembly, whole genome shotgun sequence:
cgttgatgattaaaaattccttaagtattcaatatcttctcttgaataatatcaaaaatatcttcaaataacaattccatatctctatgtgaatttaattaattggagactcattatgtactttgaattttctgaaaaatcacACTAATCGCAGTAAAGCATCTCTACTTTCGCTCAACTAATGGTGTTTAATTCTAGAACTAAAATAGGAAATCACCTCTCAGTCTCATTGTAATTCTATTGATCAaacaataattcataaaaaaaatagtaagcattaagaataagaattaaacactcgatcatggaaatattaaaaataaaataacttagaaaataaattgtgcGTTCATTGCTAGACTACATCACTACTCTAGATccattcttattatatttttacactGTTAGATTTTTACGCtttgttaattctttttatttgtagatttatttttattaaatagtttaatttaattcagaTAGTAGaacatttcatttattttcgattttccaaatattaattaatttagtgaattttggtattcaataacatagttaatccctgtgggttcgacattcattttctaaaaacactttactACTTGTTATGATTCTGTGCGCTTGCAGATTATTTTTCAAGAACAAGTTTTTGGTGCCGTTGCCGGGGATTAACTATTTGTTATTGATATTGATACTAGCTAGATATTTACTactttggattttattttatttatataaaaaaaaattaaattaggtGCATCTGAGTTTGTTTTCTATATTTTCAGGAATTAGAAGTGCATGACCCGATCTAAACTGTTAGAGCATACACTCTTTGATCCTGAAATTGAAAGAACCTTACGTCAGCTcaagcaagaaaagaagaaagaggccAACACATCTCTATCTAATATGGCCGATCAAGAGCAAAAGGCGTTAAGAGATTATGCTACGCCCTCGGTCAATGGAGCTACATCGAGCATAAGGAGGCCAACCATACAAGCCAATAATTTTGAGATCAAGCCGGCCATCATTCAGATGATACAGCAGACTGTCCAGTTCAGGGGGTTGTCACAAGAGGATCCTAATGTccatattgcaaattttttggaaattttgatacTTTTAAACATAATGGAGTGACAAATGATGCGATTCGACTAAGACTTTTTCCCTTCTCACTTAGGGATAAAGCAAAAGTTTGGTTGAATTCTTTGCCACCTGGCATCATTACTACATGGGAGGAGTTGGCACAAAAATTCTTAGCAAAATATTTCCCTCCCGCATAGACAGCAAAGCTAAGGAATGATATCACCACGTTCATCCAATTTGAGGGTGAATCATTCTATGAAGCATGGGAGAGGTACAAAGAATTATTGCGAAGATGTCCTCATCATGACCTTCCAGCATGGCTTCAAGTGCAAACATTCTACAATGGTCTAGGAGCTAAAAACAGATCTATGGTTGATGCAGCAGCTGGTGGAGCTTTAATGAGTAAAACTCATGAGGCAGCCTATGAACTTCTGGAAGAATTGGCATCCAACAACTATCAATGGGCTATAGAAAGAGCAATGCCAAGAAAGACAGCTGGAGTTTTAGAACTTGATTCTATTACCTCATTGGCGGCACAAATGGCAACTTTGTCTCAACAACTAGGTAAAATGAATGTTAATGCTATTCAAACTAATGTTGTTTGTGATCATTGTTCAGGAAATCATTCAAGTGCTGACTGCCAAGTGGGAAATCCTTTTGCCCAATTGAGTTATGGACAAGCAAATTATGTGTCAAATTTTCAATGTCAAAATAATCCATACTTGAACACGTACAATCCTGGATGGAGGAATCACCCTAACTTCTCATGGAGCAATAACCAAGGGAAGGCTAAACCACCTCAGCAATTTCCACAGCAAGAGAAGAAGCCGACACTTGAGGACATGTTCATGCAGTACTTGCAGAAGATAGATGTGGCAATCCAAAACAACTCAGCTTCAATCCGTAATCTTGAGGTGCAGATCGGTCAGCTCTCAAGCATGCTCACAGAAAGAACTGAAGGAACTTTGCCAAGCAACACTGTCACCAATCCGAAAGAACATGTAAAGGCAATATCATTGAGAAGTGGACGAACATATGAGGAGCCAAAAGTAACAAATGCCAAACAAGATGAAGCTGTAGATAATGAGGAGTCAAAGATGAAGGAAGCCGAGTCAAAGATGAAAGAAGTGGAGCAAGCTGAGAAGATTAAGGAGAATGAAAGAGCTTCAAAATCCAGAACATCCTGGGAAGTTATTTTTGAGACTTATTCTCCTTCAATTTATGATCCACCAATTCCTTTTCTGCAAAGATTAAGAAAAAACAATGTGGATGATCagttttctaaatttctaaGTATATTTAAGCAATTGCATATTAATATTCCTCTCATTGAAGCTTTGGAACAAATGCCTAAATATGCTAAATTTTTGAAGGATATTATATCAAAGAAGCGGAAACTGGAGGAGCATGAAACAGTAATGCTGACAGAGGAGAGTAGTGCAATCTTACAAAAGAAGCTGCCACCTAAGTTGAAAGATCCGGGGAGTTTCACTATCCCTTGCACTGTAGGAAAATCTTATTTTGATAGAGCTTTATGTGATTTAGGGGCAAGTATTAATCTAATGCCTCTCTCTGTTTTCAGGAAATTGGGTCTTGGAGAAGTAAAGCCGACCACTATCTCTTTACAATTGATAGATAGATCTATTAAATATCCAAGAGGAGTCATTGAGGATGTATGAGTAAAAGTTGACAAGTTCATCTTCTCGGCTGACTTCATTGTCCTTGATATGGATGAGGacgaggagatccctttgatatTGGGTCGACCTTTCCTTTCAACGGGGAGAACCTTAATTGATGTCTAGCAAGGAAAACTTGTTTTGAGGGTCGGAGAGAATGCGGTTACTTTTGATGTATTTAAGCCAATGAAATTTCCTTCCGAGACACATTCTTGTTTTCAAATAAGTGACCGAGACGTGATCATGGTCGAGGAGACTTGTGCAATTGATTTTCTAAAGTTACCACTTGAGGTATGTCTTACTCGCTCTACACCTGTTAAATTCAAAGATGAAGAGGTTAAAGAGTGTGAAAGATATTTGGAGGCTACACCACTCTTTCCTCCTTTAATGCAACCAAAAGTAAAAGACTTAAAATCATGTCAGCCAACATCTCCACCATAGGAACCACCTAAACTTGAGCTCAAACCACTTCCATCAAATTTAAGGTATGCTTTCTTAGGCCAAGACTCTACTTTTCTAGTTATTATTAACAGTTCTTTGAGTGATGTAGAGGAGGAAAAGTTGCTGAGAATCTTGCGGGAACACAAAATGGCTTTAGGTTGGACCATCTCTGACATCAAAGGAATTAGTCCTTCAATTTGCACACACAAGATTTTAATGAAGGATAAATATAAGCCGATTGTCCAACCTCAGAGAAGATTGAATCCATCAATGCAAGTATAAAGAAGTGCTGAAGCTATTAGATGCCAAAATTATTTATCCTATCTCGGACAACTAATGGGTAAGTCCAGTACAAGTCGTCCCAAAGAAAGGTAGAATAACCGTGaacaaaaatgataataatgaacTCATACCAACAAGGATGGTCATGAGATGGCAAATATGCATAGATTACAGAAGACTTAATGATGCAACTCGGAAAGATCATTTTCCTTTACCTTTTATTGATCAAATGCTAGAAAGACTTGCAAGGCATGCTTATTACTGTTTTCTGGATGGATACTCTGGTTGTAATCAAGTAGCCATAGCACCTGAAGATCAAGAGAAGAACACTTTTACTTGTCCATATGGAACATTTGCATATAGGCGGATGCCTTTTGGCCTTTGCAATGCGCCAGCCACATTTCAAAGATGCATGATGTCCATCTTCTCGGACATGGTGGAAAATTTTTTAGAAGTCTTCATGGATGACTTCTCTATCTTTGCATATTcttttgataattgtttgtCTAACTTATCTTCAGTTTTGCAGATATGCGAGGAGACAAATTTAGTATTGAATTGGAAAAAATGCCACTTCATGGTAGAGGAAGGGATAGTGCTGGGCCACCGAATTTCCTCTAAGGGAATTGAAGTTGACAGAGCAAAAATAGAAGTGATTGAAAAACTCCCACCACCAGCCAATGTGAAGGGCGTGAGAAGTTTCTTGGGACACTCCGGATTCTACCGACGGTTTATTAAGGATTTTTCCCAAATTACTAAACCTCTTTGCAATTTGTTGATTAAAGACACTCAATTTGAATTCTCTGATGAATGCTTATACGCTTTTGAAACactgaaaaagaaattaatttcagCACCTATAATTGTGTCACCGGATTGGAATTTACCGTTTGAATTAATATGTGATGCTAGTGATTATGCTATAGGGGCTGTTTTAGGGCagagaaaagataaaaattttcatgttaTTTATTATGCAAGTAGGACCTTAACAGAAGCTCAACTGAATTATGCCACTACTGAAAAAGAATTATTAGCagttgtttttgcttttgacaaattttgttcttacttgATAGGTTCGAAGGTGATTGTCTTCACCGATCACTCTGCTCTGAAGTACTTGCTTGCAAAGAAGGATGCTAAACCAAGATTGCTTCGATGGATTTTGCTTCTACAAGAATTCGATTTGGAGATTAAGGACAAGAAGGGTATTGAAAATTTGGTGGCAGATCACTTGTCTCAAATGGAGCTTCAAGGTATGGATGATGAGCAGcaatttcaaataaaagaagCATTCCCTGATGAGCATTTGATGGCTATACAAGTTGTTCCATGGTACGCCAACATAGTCAATTACTTGGTGTCACGAATTCTATCTCCTAGGATgacatatcaacaaaagaagtTCTTCTCCGacttgaaatattatttttgggaaGAACCTTTTTTATACCAGCACTGTACGGACCAGATAATCAGAAGATGTGTGCCCGAGGAGGAGATGGAGAACATACTCAGACATTGTTAATCATTGGAAGTTGGCAACCACTTTGGTGGTGCAAAAACAGCAGCAAAAATTCTACAATCTGGGTTTTATTGGCCATCTATTTTTAAAGAtgcatttaaatttgttaaCTTGGGTGATCATTGTCAAAGAGTTGGAAATATTTCTAGGAAACATGAGATGcctttaaacaatattttagttattGAATTATTTGATGTTTGGGGTATAGATTTCATGGGTCCTTTTCCATCTCATATTCtaacaaatttgttttggtggctgtagattatGTCTCCAAATGGATGGAAGCAGTCACCTTGCCGACTAATGATGCGAGAGTCGTAGTGAATTTTCTACGAAAGAATATCTTCTCCTGATTCGGCACTCCAAGGGCAACCATCAATGATGGCGGAAAGCATTTTTGCAATCTAGAATTTGAAGTACTACTGACTAAGTATGGAGTTACACATCACGTGGCAACACCATACCATCCTCAAACGAGTGGACAAGTCGAGGAATCTAATCGAGAGCTGAAGCGTATATTGGAAAAGACCGTGAATATCTCTCATACAGACTAGGCAAGAAAGTTAGATGATGCTTTATGGGCCTATAGAACAGCATTCAAAACACCGATCGGGATGTCACCGTACCGGCTCATTTATGGAAAAGCATGCCATCTACCGGTGGAGCTAGAACACAGAGCCTATTGGGCGACAAGGATACTGAACTTTGATCTACAAGCAGCTGGCGAAAAGAGAATATTGCAAATCAATGAGATGGATGAGTTCCGCAATGATGCTTATGAGAATGCTCGAATTTACAAAGACAAAACTAAGAGATGACATGATAAGCATATTCTAATTAGGGAATTCGAAGTCGGGAAAAAAGTTCTATTATTTAACTCAAGACTTTGACTTTTTCCAGGAAAGCTGCGCTCTCGGTGGTCAGGACCGTTTGTGGTAACCCAAGTTTTCCCCTATGGGGCGGTTGAAGTCCATCATGAAAAAAAAGGGACATTTAAAGTAAATGGACAGAGATTAAAACCCTATATGGATGGAGACTTTAACTCAGAAAAATGCTCCTTTGATCTCATTAGTAAATAAGGATGAGAGGATAACGTCTAGCTACAGACGTTAAATAAAGCACTTTTGGGAGGCaacccaagtttttttttttaatttttttactttatttttttcttaccttattgtttttctttcacttgTGTAGGATAATAAGAGACCAAAGATCTTGCATGGTACACGCTTGCACCtaagaaaaattcaataaaaataaaaaaaaaaaaaaagtcaggggaaatcttccttctctctttctcatctttATTTAACGTTTGTCTTCCTTTTTCCATTGAGGACCAAATGAATTTAAGTGTTGGGGAAGgggatttatttttaattttttaaaaaaatatgcctatataaaaatgttgaaattttataatttggaatCATTCATCATGCGTTAAGTCCATTGTTAATTCTTTACTTATCTTGTTTAATTGAATGATATTAACTTGTGATACTAAGAattttaaatgtgaattttgtcaaatttagaTAGCCTCTACATATTTCTAGAATTGTTGATTATACAGAATATTACTTGGGAAGTGATTTCAGGCATTCTTTGAAAATGATGACCTTTCAAGCTACGTCTTATGATGCTTTTCCAGTATCCAACTGATCATTCCTTACACTAGGTAGGTTGAAAAAAGACGAAGATTATAgtgttgataaaaaaaagatgaagaagaagaagaagaagaaaattgtaCAAAGTTCCATTTACTCCAATGTTTTGAGTTGCTTAGTAACTAGGGGTATTCATTACCAATGTTTACTCTTACGTCAAACTGTAACTTGAAATATGAGTATGCAAAAGCACTTCAAGTTTGTGACTTGTTGAGTAACTGGGTGCATCCATCACAAATGCCTGCATTCATGTCAAAAGATAAGTGACGACTtgaagtaagtaaaaaaaaaaaatttggatattcttttgataattgtttgtCTAACTTATCTTCAGTTTTGCAGAGATGCAAGGAGACAAATTTAGTATTGAACTAGGAAAAATGCCACTTCATGGTAAAGGAGGGGATAGTGCTGGGTAGGGGTGTTCgcggtgcggtgcggtgcggttttgggttatttttagCACTGCACTTTGCGGTGCGGTTTAACTAAAACCATAACTGCACCGCACCttatttttgcggtcacatgtgcGGTGTGGTGTGCTGTGGTGTATAAGATGCGGtttgaatgatttgaaattggtatatatttcaaattttgggatttttataCCCAgtctaaaactaatttttccctttattttggtccaagttttaaactattgattttgggttggctttcttaatcaacacttgctagggttatcaaactttttttttttttgaaaactagggttattaaactattaataatatatttaatattaaaaataattaaatatattaatatatagagagggtgcgGTGCAATGCAGTTTgtgcggttttcttattataaaccGCAAACCGCATTGTAGCATGCGGTGTGGTGTGGTGCAGTGCGATGCATTACTACTtgcggtgcggtgcggttatgCTATTTTGCGGGTGGTTTTGGTGCGGTTTTTGCGGTTTGTGCGGTTTATGcagtttggtgaacacccctagTGCTAGGCCACTGCATTTCCTCTAAGGGAATTGAAGTTGACAGAGCAAAAATAGAAGTTATCGAAAAACTCCCACCACCAGCCAATGTGAAGGGCGTGAGAAGTTTCTTGGGACACGTCGGATTCTACCGACGGTTTATTAAGGATTTTTCCCAAATTACCAAACCTCTTTGCAATTTGTTGATTAAAGACACTCGATTTGAATTTTCTGATGAACGCTTGCATGCTTTTGAAACactgaaaaagaaattaattttagcACCTATAATTATGTCACCAGATTGGAATTTACCGTTTGAATTAATGTGTGATGCCAGTGATTATGCTATAGGGGTTGTTTTAGGGCAAAGAACagataaaaattttcatgttaTTTATTATGCAAGTAGGACCTTAACAGAAGCTCAACTGAATTATGCCACTACTGAAAAAGAATTATTAGCagttgtttttgcttttgacAAATTTCGTTCTTACTTGATAGGTTCGAAGGTGATTGTCTACGCCGATCACTCTGCTCTGAAGTACTTGCTTGCAAAGAAGGATGCTAAACCAAGATTGCTTCGATGGATTTTGCTTCTACAAGAATTCGATTTGGAGATTAAGGACAAGAAGGGTACTGAAAATTTGGTGGCGGATCACTTGTCTTGGATGAAGCTTCAAGGTACGGATGATGAGCAGCAAGTTCAAATAAAAGAAGCATTCCAGGATGAGCATTTGATGG
This genomic window contains:
- the LOC115967204 gene encoding uncharacterized protein LOC115967204 yields the protein MVDAAAGGALMSKTHEAAYELLEELASNNYQWAIERAMPRKTAGVLELDSITSLAAQMATLSQQLGKMNVNAIQTNVVCDHCSGNHSSADCQVGNPFAQLSYGQANYVSNFQCQNNPYLNTYNPGWRNHPNFSWSNNQGKAKPPQQFPQQEKKPTLEDMFMQYLQKIDVAIQNNSASIRNLEVQIGQLSSMLTERTEGTLPSNTVTNPKEHVKAISLRSGRTYEEPKVTNAKQDEAVDNEESKMKEAESKMKEVEQAEKIKENERASKSRTSWEVIFETYSPSIYDPPIPFLQRLRKNNVDDQFSKFLSIFKQLHINIPLIEALEQMPKYAKFLKDIISKKRKLEEHETVMLTEESSAILQKKLPPKLKDPGSFTIPCTVGKSYFDRALCDLGASINLMPLSVFRKLGLGEVKPTTISLQLIDRSIKYPRGVIEDV